A stretch of the Neodiprion lecontei isolate iyNeoLeco1 chromosome 4, iyNeoLeco1.1, whole genome shotgun sequence genome encodes the following:
- the LOC107218721 gene encoding glycogen debranching enzyme isoform X2, which yields MPVRLMPTCFVKCMLSRKMRQGRDETTTLSDRQLRVLVLNNGEHQDGTLYRLRKGWQVQFRLGPSLLGKNINIFTNHPLEVNQKFERTSYHQLLLVNDSADLTLALAGSFHYYITDDRDESNGTPIASGYLLVDPELYVGGGKEILPLDCIQCQTVLSKGLGPLPTWEEKLLVAKNSGYNMIHFSPIQELGGSRSSYSLCNQLKLNPSFHSDDKEATFEDIEKLISKIRNEWNVLSVCDIVLNHTANESSFLIQQPECAYNCLNSPHLRPAYILDAVLFELTFQVAAGEWEFKGIPSVVENEEHLNSIRHALHTHFLPLVKIYEMFILDVNEIVAEFLSLARNQVPQELMAGDSEDNICVITDPEFRRLKATIDMPLALRVYNVYRANCFDEETRLKRCAQELKSKLEELNAAIINEVQNHLNAAVENTIAGIRYFRVQADGPKQKEVSERNPLVPRYFTDYGAPSSLSERESIMYSDKGCYLMAHNGWVMNSDPLKNFADSDSTVYLRRELIAWGDSVKLRYGNSPEDSPFLWQHMTKYVELTAKIFDGIRLDNCHSTPIPVAEYLLDAARRVNPNLYVIAELFTNSDQKDNIFVNRLGVTSLIREAMSAWDSHEEGRLVYRYGGEPVGAFLQPRHRPLVPNIAHALFMDLTHDNPSPVEKRSVFDLLPSTALVSMACCASGSNRGYDELVPHHIHVVDETRQYTSWTDNDELAAKNVHLVGSKSGIIAAKKALNDLHYWLGKKHFSQVFVDQMDPDIVAVTRHSPISHESVVLVAFTSFKHPDTNANDLRRYIKPLRVEGVIDEILLEASLSHNGATNCKLPFQKPEKYTRDEDVINGLSEYELHIKEHIQICDSTIVEKVDSGDPKITQLNFVNFQPGNILAIRVSLHVNIKPALDKLQNTIKTITSTENSDLRIVVSRMSLPDLNRALYRCEQEERDESSGALGVYDIPGYGPLVYAGLQGFISLLAEVRPNNDLGHPMCMNLRQGNWMIDYIWQRLKRDEGTAALGEWIEKAVEPFQVIPRYLVPSYFDVIVTNVYMTLLDQCYALMSSFVQNGSSFTKLMSLISVQMGGVIKSAQLPDLSPNLAAPKPKVKEVDNSKMQLCLTLAAGLPHFSVGYMRNWGRDTFIAIRGLLILTGRYDDARYIILGFGGTLRHGLIPNLLDGGKNSRYNCRDAVWWWLYTIQKYVEEVPDGIEILKDVVSRLYPTDDSPALPAGKVDQPLHDIIHEALTVHFQGLCFRERNAGKKIDEHMTDRGFNNQIGVHPETGFVFGGNDANCGTWMDKMGSSEKAGNKGKPASPRDGSAIELVGLSKSILTFLAELYRQNMFPYGSVQRKNRDGSIVTWSYKQWADKIGSSFETYYYVNEKPTDGELKPELIHRRGIYKDSHGATQPWADYQLRPNYPVAMVAAPEMFDPHHAWTALKQAEEILLGPLGMKTLDPADWAYNGYYDNSNDSNDIKLAHGWNYHQGPEWVWPIGYFLRARLHFASLVGGEDQLRRIIESTEAIISKHLVEASTNHWRGLPELTNKDGEYCRDSCRTQAWSASAIIEVLFDLDKIKQGLSSTEKNASN from the exons ATGCCTGTTCGTTTAATGCCTACTTGTTTCGTTAAATGC ATGTTGAGCAGAAAAATGAGGCAAGGCAGAGACGAAACTACCACATTGTCTGACAGGCAACTGAGAGTTCTTGTCCTTAATAATGGGGAACATCAGGATGGCACGCTTTATCGATTGCGTAAAG GATGGCAAGTGCAATTCAGACTTGGTCCTTCCTTGcttggaaaaaatatcaacatttTTACAAATCACCCACTAGAAGTCAACCAGAAGTTTGAAAGAACTTCGTACCATCAATTGCTTTTGGTAAATGATTCCGCAGATTTAACACTAGCATTGGCAGGTTCATTCCACTACTACATTACAGATGATAG GGACGAAAGTAATGGCACCCCAATTGCATCTGGATATCTTCTAGTGGATCCTGAACTATATGTAGGTGGTGGTAAAGAAATTCTTCCTTTGGATTGTATCCAATGTCAAACTGTCCTTTCTAAGGGATTGGGACCGTTACCAACTTGGGAAGAAAAGCTACTTGTTGCTAAGAATTCTGGATATAATATGATACATTTTTCACCAATTCAG GAACTTGGAGGATCAAGATCTTCGTACAGTTTGTGCaatcaattgaaattgaaCCCGTCATTCCACAGCGATGACAAGGAAGCGACATTCGAAGATATTGAAAAGTTGATAtctaaaataagaaatgaatgGAAT GTACTCAGTgtttgcgatattgttttgAACCATACAGCTAATGAAAGTTCATTCTTAATTCAACAACCAGAATGTGCGTACAACTGTCTGAATAGTCCTCATTTACGTCCAGCATATATACTAGATGCAGTATTATTTGAATTGACTTTCCAAGTCGCAGCTGGAGAATGGGAATTCAAAGGTATTCCGTCTGTGGTGGAAAACGAAGAACATTTAAAT TCAATCAGACATGCTTTGCACACGCACTTTTTAccacttgtgaaaatttatgagATGTTTATACTAGACGTCAATGAAATAGTAGCAGAATTTTTGAGCTTAGCACGAAATCAGGTGCCTCAAGAATTAATGGCAGGAGATAGCGAAGATAATATTTGTGTCATAACAGATCCGGAATTTCGTAGATTGAAGGCTACGATAGATATGCCTCTTGCGTTACGAGTTTATAATGTTTACAG AGCCAATTGCTTTGATGAAGAAACACGACTGAAGCGATGTGCACAAGAGTTGAAATCAAAACTAGAAGAGCTCAATGCAGCTATAATTAACGAAGTACAAAACCATTTGAATGCTGCAGTTGAAAATACAATAGCTGGTATTCGATATTTTCGGGTACAAGCGGATGGACCTAAGCAGAAGGAAGttagcgagagaaatccaCTTGTTCCCAG ATATTTCACGGATTATGGAGCTCCCTCATCTTTATCTGAACGAGAATCAATTATGTATTCTGATAAAGGATGTTACCTAATGGCGCACAATGGCTGGGTCATGAATAGTGATCctctaaaaaattttgctgatTCAGACTCTACTGTCTATTTACGCAGAGAGCTAATCGCTTGGGGTGACAGTGTAAAACTCAG GTACGGGAACTCGCCCGAAGATTCTCCATTCCTTTGGCAGCACATGACAAAGTATGTTGAACTCACTGCCAAAATTTTTGATGGCATCCGGTTGGATAATTGTCATTCAACCCCGATTCCAGTTGCCGAG TATCTGCTGGATGCTGCGCGTAGAGTTAATCCTAACTTATACGTTATTGCCGAGCTTTTCACCAATTCCGATCAGAAGGATAACATTTTTGTAAATCGTCTTGGGGTAACTTCGCTAATCAGAG AGGCAATGTCAGCATGGGATAGTCACGAAGAAGGCAGATTGGTATATCGGTATGGTGGTGAGCCAGTTGGGGCATTCTTGCAACCTCGACATCGTCCTTTGGTGCCTAACATTGCTCACGCTTTGTTTATGGATTTAACTCATGATAATCCTAGTCCAGTGGAAAAACGCAGTGTATTTGATTTGCTACCAAGTACGGCTCTTGTGTCCATGGCATGTTGTGCTAGTGGCAGTAATCGTGGATACGATGAATTGGTACCACATCAC ATTCACGTTGTTGACGAAACCAGGCAATATACATCATGGACCGATAATGATGAACTAGCTGCAAAAAATGTACATCTTGTAGGCTCTAAAAGTGGTATAATCGCAGCTAAGAAAGCCTTGAATGACTTACACTACTGGCTTggaaagaaacatttttctcag gTGTTTGTTGATCAAATGGATCCTGACATAGTAGCAGTGACCAGGCATTCGCCTATTAGTCATGAAAGTGTAGTCCTAGTTGCATTCACATCATTCAAGCATCCTGATACAAATGCGAATGATTTAAGGCGGTATATCAAACCTCTTCGCGTTGAAGGTGTCATTGATGAGATATTGTTGGAGGCATCTTTATCTCACAATGGTGCCAC AAATTGTAAATTACCATTCCAAAAACCAGAGAAGTATACACGGGATGAAGATGTTATAAATGGTTTATCAGAATATGAATTGCATATTAAAGAACACATCCAAATTTGTGACTCTACTATCGTAGAAAAGGTTGACTCTGGTGATCCAAAAATTACGCAACTTAATTTTGTCAACTTTCAGCCTGGAAACATATTGGCAATTCG TGTTTCGCTACATGTCAATATTAAGCCTGCACTTGACAAGCTCCAGAATACTATTAAAACAATCACCTCAACTGAAAATTCTGACTTACGTATCGTTGTCTCTCGGATGAGTTTACCAGATCTCAACAGAGCTTTGTATCGCTGTGAACAAGAGGAACGTGATGAAAGTTCTGGCGCTCTTGGTGTTTATGATATACCTGGATATGGCCCGCTAGTTTATGCTGGATTGCAAG GTTTCATTTCACTACTGGCTGAAGTTCGTCCAAATAACGATCTTGGACATCCGATGTGCATGAACCTTAGACAGGGTAACTGGATGATAG acTACATTTGGCAAAGGCTCAAAAGAGATGAAGGAACAGCAGCCCTTGGTGAATGGATTGAAAAGGCTGTGGAACCATTTCAAGTAATTCCTCGATACTTAGTTCCGAGTTACTTTGATGTTATTGTTACGAATGTCTACATGACTTTGTTGGACCAATGCTATGCGCTGATGTCTAG TTTTGTCCAAAACGGTTCATCGTTCACGAAGTTAATGTCCCTAATCTCCGTTCAAATGGGTGGTGTTATAAAATCAGCTCAGTTACCGGATTTATCGCCAAACTTGGCTGCTCCTAAACCAAAAGTTAAGGAGGTTGACAATTCGAAAATGCAATTGTGTTTGACATTAGCTGCAGGTCTGCCCCATTTCTCTGTTGGATACATGCGAAACTGGGGTAGAGATACATTTATTGCAATCAGAGGATTATTAATTCTGACTGGTAGATATGACGACGCCAGATATATTATTTTGGGATTTGGTGGGACACTGAGACATGGGCTCATTCCTAATTTACTCGACGGAGGAAAGAATTCAAG ATACAATTGTCGAGATGCTGTTTGGTGGTGGCTGTATAccattcaaaaatatgttgaGGAAGTTCCAGATGGCATAGAGATTCTCAAAGATGTTGTTTCGAGGCTCTACCCAACAGATGATTCTCCTGCTCTGCCGGCTGGCAAAGTG GATCAACCGTTGCACGATATAATTCATGAAGCCCTTACCGTACACTTCCAAGGCCTTTGCTTCCGTGAACGAAatgctggaaaaaaaattgatgaacaCATGACAGACCGAGGCTTTAATAATCAAATTGGCGTACATCCAGAAACTGGTTTTGTTTTCGGTGGAAATGATGCTAATTGTGGTACCTGGATGGACAAAATGGGCTCGTCAGAAAAAGCTGGGAATAAGGGTAAACCTGCTTCGCCGAGAGATGGATCTGCAATTGAATTAGTTGGATTGAGCAAAAGTATTCTTACCTTCTTGGCAGAATTGTATAGGCAGAACATGTTTCCTTATGGAAGTGTTCAGAGAAAAAACCGTGATG GATCTATTGTAACGTGGAGTTATAAACAGTGGGCTGATAAAATCGGATCAAGTTTTGAAACTTATTATTATGTAAATGAAAAACCAACGGATGGAGAGCTGAAACCAGAACTAATACATCGACGTGGAATCTACAAAGATAGTCATGGTGCCACACAACCATGGGCCGATTATCAACTTCGGCCTAATTATCCTGTTGCTATGGTCGCT GCTCCGGAAATGTTTGACCCACACCATGCATGGACAGCGCTGAAACAAGCGGAAGAAATATTGCTGGGCCCGTTAGGCATGAAAACATTAGACCCTGCTGATTGGGCATATAATGGCTACTATGATAATTCTAATGATTCAAATGATATTAAACTAGCACATGGGTGGAACTATCATCAGGGGCCG GAATGGGTTTGGCCAATAGGATACTTCCTTAGAGCGCGTCTCCATTTTGCATCATTGGTTGGTGGTGAAGACCAACTTCGTAGAATAATAGAATCTACCGAAGCTATTATATCCAAACATTTGGTTGAAGCATCTACCAATCATTGGAGAGGACTTCCAGAATTGACAAACAAAGACGGCGAATATTGCCGTGATAGCTGCCGCACACAGGCATGGAGTGCTTCGGCAATTATCGAG GTTCTTTTTGAtttggataaaataaaacaaggaTTGTCTTCTACTGAAAAGAATGCATCAAACTGA